One window of the Zea mays cultivar B73 chromosome 3, Zm-B73-REFERENCE-NAM-5.0, whole genome shotgun sequence genome contains the following:
- the LOC100285591 gene encoding NAD kinase 1: MPLDELADKGPSSSEEVQLAPSDSKFRSLSPSPIPLPTLPSIRSLVHSVSDESVNVDVAASHQSENGSISTVSSLESERAAYEFLAQTPVRSTDAHLVEFSEAMRTVAKALRRVAEGKAAAQAEAAEWKRKYELETAHKHRSKIKGYSSCINNDLDKLVSQLTLETPTSDQLGCCGKHGICAHEILQDEVPGPIPRSNHKVVGRKASFKLSWGCNGDKNGQHKHDFVSFEKGDITTAERSNKQILLKWESPPQTVLFITKPNSNSVRVLCAEMIRWLREHKNINIFVEPRVSKELLTEDSYYNFVQTWDNDEEIKMLRTKVDLIITLGGDGTVLWAASLFKGPVPPVVAFALGSLGFMTPFPSEQYRELLDNVLNGPFSITLRNRIQCHVIRDEAKDEIVSEEPFLVLNEVTIDRGISSYLTNLEVYCDSSFVTCVQGDGLIISTTSGSTAYSLAAGGSMVHPQVPGILFTPICPHSLSFRPLILPEYVTLRVQVPFNSRGNAWASFDGKDRQQLSPGDALICSISPWPVPTACLVDSTTDFLRSIHEGLHWNLRKSQSFDGPRD; encoded by the exons ATGCCGCTCGACGAGCTCGCCGACAAA GGGCCGTCGTCCTCCGAGGAAGTTCAGCTCGCGCCGTCGGATTCCAAGTTCCGGAGCCTCAGTCCTTCGCCGATTCCGCTCCCAACTCTTCCGAGCATCAGATCATTGGTCCACTCG GTTTCTGACGAGAGTGTAAATGTAGATGTCGCGGCCTCACATCAAAGTGAAAATGGATCTATCTCTACTGTTAGTTCACTAGAATCAGAGAGGGCAGCATATGAATTTCTTGCTCAAACTCCTGTCAGGTCAACTGATGCACATCTTGTTGAGTTTTCGGAGGCTATGAGAA CTGTTGCAAAAGCCTTACGACGAGTGGCTGAAGGGAAGGCTGCTGCTCAAGCAGAGGCAGCGGAGTGGAAACGTAAGTATGAATTAGAGACAGCGCACAAGCATCGGAGTAAAATCAAAG GCTACAGCAGTTGTATCAATAATGACTTAGACAAACTGGTCAGCCAACTAACCCTGGAGACACCTACATCTGATCAATTAGGATGTTGCGGAAAGCATGGTATATGTGCACATGAGATTCTCCAGGACGAAGTTCCTGGGCCTATCCCAAGATCTAATCACAAGGTGGTGGGGAGAAAGGCATCATTTAAACTTTCATGGGGATGTAATGGGGATAAAAATGGACAACATAAGCATGATTTTGTGTCCTTTGAAAAAGGTGATATAACAACCGCAGAACGAAGCAATAAGCAG ATCTTACTGAAATGGGAATCGCCACCACAAACAGTGCTTTTCATAACCAAACCGAATTCCAACtctgttcgtgttctttgtgctgaaATGATCAG ATGGCTTAGGGAGCATAAAAATATAAACATCTTTGTTGAGCCACGTGTTAGCAAGGAACTTCTAACAGAGGATTCTTACTACAACTTCGTCCAAACATGGGATAATG ATGAGGAGATAAAGATGCTGCGCACAAAGGTTGATTTAATTATAACTCTTGGTGGTGATGGAACTGTTCTGTGG GCTGCATCATTGTTCAAAGGACCTGTTCCTCCGGTTGTTGCATTTGCCCTGGGATCACTGGGCTTCATGACGCCTTTCC CAAGCGAGCAATACCGTGAGTTGTTGGACAATGTGCTGAATGGGCCATTTAGCATCACGCTGAGAAACCGCATACAGTGTCATGTAATACGTGACGAGGCAAAGGATGAAATCGTGTCTGAGGAGCCATTCTTAGTGTTGAACGAAGTTACAATCGACCGAGGAATATCATCCTACCTTACCAACCTGGAAGTCTACTGTGACAGCTCTTTTGTTACTTGCGTACAAGGGGATGGACTAATCATATCAACTACATCTGGAAGTACAGCATATTCATTAGCAGCTGGAGGGTCCATGGTTCATCCTCAG GTCCCAGGGATCCTTTTCACCCCAATCTGCCCGCACTCTCTGTCATTCAGACCTTTGATTCTGCCTGAATACGTGACCCTCCGCGTTCAAGTGCCGTTCAACAGCAGGGGCAATGCCTGGGCATCCTTCGACGGCAAAGACCGACAGCAGCTGTCGCCCGGTGACGCCCTGATCTGCAGCATTTCTCCCTGGCCCGTGCCCACAGCCTGCCTGGTGGACTCGACGACCGATTTCCTCCGCAGCATCCATGAGGGTCTCCACTGGAACTTGAGGAAATCCCAGTCATTTGACGGCCCGCGTGATTGA